In Solenopsis invicta isolate M01_SB chromosome 13, UNIL_Sinv_3.0, whole genome shotgun sequence, one DNA window encodes the following:
- the LOC105197024 gene encoding uncharacterized protein LOC105197024 has translation MANTCTEFRKEVHKSFILPATQTTPSYSMTTIQNQTSSTTAMRPRSLYTTHNYHPQSEDPNFQRYSELFKYFEPPAEQWNGLSGTSAYSGSAAIWRQARKSIGGPYYATEEASIYAENWREHDADVGVGGAVATPHGTISLRLHNRIRVDMTIDRAVRVINFKNNIVLSLSGSGAAAALLHPNGRIYQYGSRVEIVAHDTHGNNKYAKMWYKGVSFTSEQCALVYLVDTAGTRTTTDSFSDMSQDFSLSVFYSGSHHGPACLQEAAAHLSTAQYWQTDEGVENWIINNVRVSQTPDGLVRIARNSNKYQLRTSPSNGTASLTTPFLHCTASLGQTSHLFVRRGERRMHYDGTSFIVRNAGHSAGFDDNNQLKVY, from the exons ATGGCGAATACCTGCACCGAATTCCGAAAGGAGGTACACAAATCTTTCATTCTGCCAGCGACACAGACGACGCCGTCTTATTCTATGACAACGATACAGAATCAGACGAGCTCGACCACGGCTATGCGACCTCGATCTCTTTATACCACGCACAATTATCATCCTCAGTCCGAAGATCCCAATTTTCAA CGATACAGTGAATTGTTTAAATACTTCGAGCCTCCAGCCGAGCAGTGGAACGGTCTGAGTGGGACATCCGCATACTCGGGATCGGCGGCGATCTGGCGGCAGGCTAGGAAGTCGATCGGCGGGCCTTATTACGCGACCGAAGAAGCCTCCATCTACGCGGAGAACTGGAGAGAGCATGACGCTGATGTCGGTGTCGGCGGCGCCGTCGCCACCCCCCATGGTACTATATCATTGAGGCTACACAACAGAATACGTGTAGACATGACCATTGACCGCGCCGTCAGAGTCATCAACTTCAAG AACAACATTGTTCTATCGCTAAGTGGTTCCGGAGCAGCTGCTGCGTTGCTACATCCCAACGGCAGGATATATCAGTACGGATCCCGAGTAGAAATCGTCGCTCATGATACACACGGCAATAACAA ATACGCAAAAATGTGGTACAAGGGAGTCAGTTTCACATCGGAACAATGTGCGCTTGTTTATTTGGTGGATACAGCTGGAACCAGGACCACAACAGATTCCTTCTCAGACATGAGCCAG GACTTTTCATTGAGTGTTTTTTATTCGGGTTCCCACCATGGACCAGCGTGTCTGCAGGAAGCTGCGGCGCATCTCAGTACAGCTCAATACTGGCAGACCGACGAAGGTGTTGAGAACTGGATTATTAACAATGTCCGTGTGTCCCAAACTCCCGATGGTCTTGTGAG GATTGCACGAAATagcaataaatatcaattacgtACATCACCCAGCAACGGCACGGCCTCATTGACGACGCCCTTTCTGCACTGTACCGCGTCCCTGGGACAAACGTCCCATCTGTTTGTACGACGTGGCGAGCGTCGCATGCACTACGATGGCACCAGTTTTATCGTGAGAAATGCGGGTCACAGTGCTGGCTTCGATGATAACAACCAATTGAAGGTCTACTAG